The proteins below are encoded in one region of Tessaracoccus aquimaris:
- a CDS encoding DUF1707 SHOCT-like domain-containing protein: MSPEAHRITALRCADQDRELVAQVLNNAYAEGRLTFDEHAERIAHAYEAKTFGDLDVLTTDLVAQRRPLPTAVPGPSPQPVVERTAAHVAVPGQFTGGNAVLSTFKPGRIDVVAPEVTLNAWLGEVRLDLVDSTFAARDTVINIGGLMCDVRIRVPEGVDVNVSGTSMVMGDTKVEGTRPRPDGIRINLVGTVFMGEVKVLGPDTKANKYEKFVK, translated from the coding sequence ATGTCCCCCGAAGCTCATCGCATCACAGCCCTCCGTTGCGCAGATCAGGACCGCGAACTCGTCGCGCAGGTCCTCAACAACGCCTACGCCGAGGGCAGGCTGACGTTCGACGAGCACGCCGAGCGCATCGCGCACGCCTACGAGGCGAAGACCTTCGGCGACCTGGACGTCCTGACCACCGACCTCGTCGCGCAGCGCCGCCCCCTGCCCACCGCCGTGCCTGGCCCCTCGCCCCAGCCCGTCGTCGAGCGGACCGCCGCCCACGTGGCGGTGCCGGGGCAGTTCACCGGCGGCAACGCCGTGTTGTCGACGTTCAAGCCGGGGCGGATCGACGTGGTCGCGCCCGAGGTGACGCTCAACGCCTGGCTCGGCGAGGTCCGCCTCGATCTGGTCGATTCCACGTTCGCGGCGCGCGACACCGTCATCAACATCGGCGGCCTGATGTGCGACGTGCGGATCCGCGTCCCGGAGGGCGTCGACGTGAACGTGTCCGGCACCTCGATGGTGATGGGCGACACGAAGGTCGAGGGGACCAGGCCCCGCCCGGACGGCATCCGCATCAACCTTGTCGGTACTGTGTTCATGGGCGAGGTGAAGGTGCTCGGCCCCGATACCAAGGCGAACAAGTACGAGAAGTTTGTGAAGTGA
- a CDS encoding MFS transporter: protein MTSPNASISHATPPPSAEPTGFARLISLVGWPYVVISALARLPQSMLTIGALTYVAAGAADFTTPGAVAAIAGVGVGLGAPIMGGASDRWGQRPVLLASTVAYVAALAGLLWAGSPRGGGPVTLDAPLIGFALLAGMVVPQVGPMTRVRWIRRLTGPHDRATIDLALGYESTIDEMGYVFGPALVGIVAAAAGAPLPLVIAAVLAMIAVPAFAFDRSSRSGVPVRHEASGAGVGAARMSPGFMAIGVAGMLAIGAVFGSLATTMTVFADETGHPGTGGLLYGAMGITSGLGALSVSRWPARWGAAFRWLLCAAVAVPVSALLVLPTSLWQMVIGMLAIGAPIGPIMVTVFAAAGQRTPIARLGLAMTLLSASVTLGTSVGNLLGGAVADVSGHRAALSVTAVASVAVLLVGLVFAAYVRRERRA, encoded by the coding sequence ATGACGTCTCCCAACGCCTCCATTTCGCACGCCACCCCGCCGCCGTCGGCTGAACCCACCGGGTTCGCCCGGCTTATCTCGCTGGTCGGCTGGCCCTACGTCGTCATCTCAGCGCTGGCGCGGTTGCCGCAGTCGATGCTGACGATCGGGGCGCTCACCTACGTCGCGGCGGGTGCCGCCGACTTCACCACCCCCGGCGCGGTCGCCGCCATCGCGGGGGTCGGCGTCGGCCTCGGCGCGCCCATCATGGGCGGCGCGTCCGACCGGTGGGGGCAGCGCCCGGTGCTGCTCGCCTCGACCGTCGCCTACGTCGCCGCGCTCGCGGGCCTGCTGTGGGCCGGGTCGCCGCGCGGCGGAGGCCCCGTCACCCTCGACGCGCCGCTGATCGGGTTCGCGCTGCTGGCGGGCATGGTCGTCCCGCAGGTCGGGCCGATGACGCGCGTGCGGTGGATCCGCCGCCTCACCGGCCCGCACGACCGGGCGACCATCGACCTCGCGCTCGGCTACGAGTCGACGATCGACGAGATGGGTTACGTCTTCGGCCCCGCGCTCGTCGGCATCGTCGCCGCCGCCGCGGGCGCCCCGCTGCCGTTGGTGATCGCCGCCGTCCTCGCGATGATCGCCGTCCCCGCCTTCGCCTTCGACCGCAGTTCCCGGTCGGGTGTGCCGGTCAGGCACGAGGCGTCCGGCGCGGGCGTCGGGGCGGCGCGGATGTCGCCCGGGTTCATGGCCATCGGGGTCGCTGGGATGCTCGCGATCGGCGCCGTGTTCGGCTCGCTTGCCACGACCATGACGGTGTTCGCCGACGAGACCGGACACCCCGGCACGGGTGGGCTGCTCTACGGCGCGATGGGCATCACCTCCGGCCTCGGGGCGCTGAGCGTCTCGCGCTGGCCCGCCCGCTGGGGCGCGGCCTTCCGGTGGTTGCTGTGCGCGGCGGTAGCCGTCCCGGTCAGCGCCCTGCTCGTGCTGCCGACCAGCCTGTGGCAGATGGTGATCGGGATGCTCGCGATCGGCGCGCCCATCGGCCCCATCATGGTCACGGTCTTCGCGGCCGCGGGCCAGCGCACCCCGATCGCGCGGCTTGGCCTCGCGATGACGCTGCTGTCGGCGTCCGTGACGCTCGGCACCTCCGTCGGCAACCTGCTGGGCGGCGCCGTCGCAGACGTTTCCGGGCACCGCGCCGCCCTGAGCGTGACCGCGGTCGCCTCGGTCGCCGTCCTGCTCGTCGGCCTGGTCTTCGCGGCCTACGTGCGGCGCGAGCGTCGCGCCTGA
- the argS gene encoding arginine--tRNA ligase, with the protein MQSLPALLDARLRAVTGVDPEMRPATKPQFGHFQSNVALRLAKQEGRPPREVAADIIERLDVDDLCETPDIAGPGFINFRMRSDVLAGAVTSLLEDPDGGVNVTRHPQRVVIDYSAPNVAKQMHVGHLRTTIIGDCFNRVLSAIGNTVIPQNHIGDWGTQFGMLIEEVLDESLDVTRLTLDDADALYKRAAARFRDDEEFATRARARVATFQGGDEQSLEIWHQLVDISKPAFNHAYERLNVLLTDDDLAGESTYNDDLPVLVKELEDSGVAVVDQGALCIFVEGFEAPLIVRKSDGGFGYATTDLAAIRRRVRDLHADRIIYVTDARQAGHFAQVFAAARMAGFLPDDVVAQHVGYGMVLGPDGRPFKTRDGKAATLDSLLDAAEEEAAPNIALAAIKYADLSNGLQKDYTFDVERMVQTTGNTGPYLQYAHARVSQILRKAEAEGIHYGAVTVLDEPVEQQLALTLSGFGDVVDDVAQHLQPHKLCGYLYELAGTLASFYEVCPVLKSEGEVRSSRLALCAATKEVLAEGLGLLGIDAPERM; encoded by the coding sequence ATGCAATCGCTCCCCGCGCTCCTCGACGCACGCCTCCGGGCAGTCACCGGCGTCGACCCCGAGATGCGCCCGGCCACCAAGCCGCAGTTCGGTCACTTCCAGTCCAACGTCGCCCTCCGCCTGGCGAAGCAGGAAGGACGACCGCCGCGCGAGGTGGCGGCCGACATCATCGAGCGCCTCGACGTCGACGACCTGTGCGAGACCCCCGACATCGCGGGCCCCGGGTTCATCAACTTCCGGATGCGTTCCGACGTGCTCGCGGGCGCGGTCACGAGCCTGCTCGAGGATCCCGACGGCGGCGTCAACGTCACCCGGCACCCGCAGCGCGTCGTCATCGACTACTCGGCCCCCAACGTCGCCAAGCAGATGCACGTCGGCCACCTGCGCACCACGATCATCGGCGACTGCTTCAACCGCGTGCTGTCTGCGATCGGCAACACCGTCATCCCGCAGAACCACATCGGGGACTGGGGAACCCAGTTCGGCATGCTGATCGAGGAGGTGCTCGACGAGTCGCTCGACGTGACCCGACTCACCCTCGATGACGCCGACGCCCTCTACAAGCGCGCCGCCGCCAGGTTCCGCGACGACGAGGAGTTCGCGACGCGCGCCCGCGCCCGCGTCGCAACCTTCCAGGGCGGCGACGAGCAGTCCCTGGAGATCTGGCACCAACTCGTCGACATCTCCAAGCCCGCCTTCAACCACGCCTACGAGCGGCTCAACGTGCTGCTCACCGACGACGACCTCGCGGGCGAGAGCACCTACAACGACGACCTGCCGGTGCTGGTGAAGGAACTCGAGGACTCCGGCGTCGCCGTCGTCGACCAGGGCGCGCTCTGCATCTTCGTCGAGGGCTTCGAGGCCCCGCTGATCGTGCGCAAGTCCGACGGCGGCTTCGGCTACGCCACCACTGACCTCGCCGCGATCCGACGCCGCGTGCGGGACCTGCACGCCGACCGGATCATCTACGTCACCGACGCCCGGCAGGCGGGGCACTTCGCGCAGGTGTTCGCGGCGGCGCGGATGGCGGGCTTCCTGCCCGACGACGTGGTCGCCCAGCACGTCGGCTACGGCATGGTGCTCGGGCCCGACGGTCGCCCGTTCAAGACGCGCGACGGCAAGGCCGCAACGCTCGACTCGCTGCTCGACGCGGCAGAGGAGGAGGCGGCGCCCAACATCGCGCTCGCCGCCATCAAGTACGCCGACCTCAGCAACGGCCTGCAGAAGGACTACACCTTCGACGTCGAGCGGATGGTCCAGACCACCGGCAACACCGGCCCGTACCTGCAGTACGCCCACGCCCGCGTCAGTCAGATCCTGCGCAAGGCCGAGGCCGAGGGCATCCACTACGGCGCCGTCACCGTCCTCGATGAACCGGTCGAGCAACAACTCGCCCTGACGCTCAGCGGCTTCGGCGACGTGGTCGACGACGTGGCCCAGCACCTGCAGCCCCACAAGTTGTGCGGCTACCTGTACGAACTGGCGGGCACGCTCGCCTCCTTCTACGAGGTGTGCCCGGTGCTCAAGTCCGAGGGTGAGGTCCGCTCGTCGCGCCTCGCGCTGTGCGCCGCGACCAAGGAGGTCCTCGCGGAGGGTCTCGGCCTGCTCGGGATCGACGCGCCGGAACGCATGTGA
- a CDS encoding NUDIX hydrolase, with product MSRIRNIAVGLPVREGHVLALRGSDPARGIEFYRAIGGGIEFGETAEEALRREFREELGCDLDSVELLTVTQNIFTYDARPGHEIAHVFLVSSAYLDAVPLGATLAILDEGSPVEWVPIDALRGGERPLFPEGLVELL from the coding sequence GTGAGCCGGATCCGCAACATCGCCGTCGGGCTGCCGGTGCGCGAGGGACACGTCCTCGCGCTCCGCGGCTCCGACCCGGCCCGGGGGATCGAGTTCTACCGCGCCATCGGCGGCGGCATCGAGTTCGGGGAGACGGCCGAGGAGGCCCTCCGGCGCGAGTTCCGCGAGGAACTCGGCTGCGACCTCGACTCGGTTGAGTTGCTGACGGTCACCCAGAACATCTTCACCTACGACGCCCGCCCGGGCCACGAGATCGCGCACGTGTTCCTGGTGTCGTCGGCCTACCTCGACGCGGTGCCGTTGGGTGCGACGCTTGCGATCCTCGACGAGGGCAGCCCCGTCGAGTGGGTGCCCATCGACGCGCTGCGCGGTGGTGAACGCCCGCTGTTCCCCGAGGGCCTGGTCGAACTGCTGTGA
- a CDS encoding PH domain-containing protein: MDDAPLAVQTEAKVVERPSPLTGLARSGIALAAAAVFFARDFAESSGSFSRGPLIAGVVAAAIALIGGVSGIITWRTTTFIADDDEFRIERNFISKSSTRVDYTKVQSIDISQPLIARLLGLAKVHIDVGGAGGVGLSFLTKARAETLREHLLRRMQAAKTGSGGGSGELTSLEEPTEAEAEELVVAVPPRNLMLGTLVSLGALASLVLAAVFVLVSIFATAPVTLVAGVIAVVGWVWSQTGKNWGFRMTRQGDTLRVRRGLLSTVTQGLRPKRVQAVAIRQDLLQRLTGLYQVSVTVLGYGDPGSDDDASTNAIVLPYGTWDEVMAVLHAIWPGVDLNAIEPHPQPARARWLTPFTFRTHTWGVGEDVVVAQHGLLTQIRSIVPHRRMQSASIEQGPLQRRLRLASISVHTTDGPVSLRLYHLDADVARRVFEDQLARARQARAAVER, translated from the coding sequence ATGGACGACGCTCCCCTGGCGGTGCAGACGGAGGCCAAGGTCGTCGAGCGCCCGAGCCCCCTGACCGGGCTTGCCCGCTCCGGGATCGCGCTCGCCGCCGCAGCGGTGTTCTTCGCCCGTGACTTCGCCGAGTCGTCCGGTTCGTTCAGCCGCGGCCCCCTCATCGCGGGGGTCGTCGCCGCCGCGATCGCCCTGATCGGCGGCGTGAGCGGCATCATCACGTGGCGCACCACGACGTTCATCGCAGACGACGACGAGTTCCGGATCGAGCGCAACTTCATCTCCAAGTCGTCCACGCGCGTCGACTACACCAAGGTCCAGTCGATCGACATCAGCCAACCGTTGATCGCCCGGCTGCTCGGGCTCGCGAAGGTGCACATCGACGTCGGCGGTGCTGGCGGCGTCGGGCTGTCGTTCCTGACGAAGGCCAGGGCGGAGACGCTGCGCGAGCATCTGCTGCGGCGGATGCAGGCGGCCAAGACCGGCTCGGGTGGCGGCTCAGGTGAGCTGACCTCCCTCGAGGAGCCGACCGAGGCGGAGGCTGAGGAACTGGTGGTCGCGGTGCCGCCGCGCAACCTGATGCTCGGCACGCTTGTCTCGCTCGGGGCGCTCGCGTCGCTTGTCCTCGCGGCGGTGTTCGTGCTGGTGTCGATCTTCGCGACCGCCCCCGTCACGCTGGTCGCGGGCGTGATCGCCGTGGTCGGCTGGGTGTGGAGCCAGACGGGCAAGAACTGGGGCTTCCGGATGACGCGCCAGGGCGACACGCTCCGGGTCAGGCGCGGGCTGCTCAGCACCGTCACGCAGGGGCTCCGCCCCAAGCGGGTCCAGGCGGTGGCGATCCGGCAGGACCTGCTGCAGCGGCTGACGGGGCTGTACCAGGTGAGCGTCACGGTGCTCGGATACGGGGATCCGGGCAGCGACGACGACGCCTCGACCAACGCGATCGTGTTGCCCTACGGCACCTGGGACGAGGTGATGGCGGTCCTGCACGCGATCTGGCCGGGCGTCGACCTCAACGCCATCGAGCCGCACCCCCAGCCCGCGCGGGCCAGGTGGCTGACGCCGTTCACGTTCCGCACGCACACCTGGGGCGTCGGCGAGGACGTGGTGGTCGCCCAGCACGGGCTGTTGACGCAGATCCGCTCGATCGTCCCGCATCGCAGGATGCAGTCGGCGAGCATCGAGCAGGGACCGCTGCAGCGTCGTCTGAGGCTGGCGTCGATCTCGGTCCACACGACCGACGGCCCGGTGTCGCTGCGGCTGTACCACCTGGACGCCGACGTGGCGCGTCGGGTGTTCGAGGACCAGTTGGCAAGGGCGCGGCAGGCAAGGGCCGCCGTCGAGCGCTGA
- a CDS encoding PH domain-containing protein, which produces MTQDDLFAPPTTHWQRLSPNYLKLKLLLIPLNWGVLFAAAGVAVYFLAPRWALWVLIGVAVVWIGWRMWRAPRAFRRWGFAERDEDVYVTRGLWHRSLQCVPYGRMQLVEVQSGPIEQRFGLASVQMITSSTAGTVTIPGLTASDAAALRDRLIARGEQQQAGI; this is translated from the coding sequence GTGACCCAGGACGATCTTTTTGCCCCACCCACGACCCACTGGCAGCGGCTGTCGCCCAACTACCTGAAGCTCAAACTGCTGCTGATCCCCCTGAACTGGGGTGTGCTGTTCGCCGCGGCGGGCGTGGCGGTGTACTTCCTGGCACCGCGCTGGGCGCTGTGGGTGCTGATCGGGGTGGCGGTCGTATGGATCGGTTGGCGGATGTGGCGCGCCCCTCGCGCGTTCCGCCGGTGGGGCTTCGCCGAGCGCGACGAGGACGTCTATGTCACGCGGGGCCTGTGGCACCGCTCGCTGCAGTGCGTCCCCTACGGCCGGATGCAGTTGGTCGAGGTGCAGTCGGGGCCCATCGAGCAGCGGTTCGGCCTGGCGAGCGTGCAGATGATCACGTCGTCGACGGCGGGCACCGTCACCATTCCGGGTCTGACGGCCTCCGACGCGGCCGCCCTGCGGGACCGGCTGATCGCGAGGGGCGAGCAGCAGCAGGCCGGGATCTGA
- the ppgK gene encoding polyphosphate--glucose phosphotransferase, whose amino-acid sequence MSIFLGIDVGGSGIKGAPVDLETGELVGERLRIPTPAKSTPANVAAVVKEIIEAFEPVIGDAPVGLTIPAPVVHGVVTFIANLDQKWAGVNADKFFEEKLGRKISLVNDADAAGLAEVHFGAAKGNDGLVILTTLGTGIGSAIIHRGVLIPNAELGHLELDGHDAESRAASSIKDKEDLSYKKWATERLQPYYSHVEMLFSPDLFVVGGGVSKDWDKFGPLLELNTPIVPATMRNRAGIVGAALFAKDSVEHPDPLVEHAV is encoded by the coding sequence ATGAGCATTTTCCTTGGCATCGACGTGGGTGGATCCGGCATCAAGGGTGCGCCGGTCGACCTGGAGACCGGCGAACTGGTCGGCGAGCGACTGCGCATCCCCACGCCTGCGAAGTCGACCCCTGCCAACGTGGCGGCCGTCGTCAAGGAGATCATCGAGGCGTTCGAGCCTGTCATCGGCGACGCGCCGGTCGGCCTGACGATCCCCGCGCCCGTCGTGCACGGAGTGGTCACCTTCATCGCGAACCTCGACCAGAAGTGGGCCGGCGTCAACGCGGACAAGTTCTTCGAGGAGAAGCTCGGGCGGAAGATCTCGCTCGTCAACGACGCCGACGCCGCTGGCCTGGCAGAGGTGCACTTCGGCGCCGCAAAGGGCAACGACGGCCTCGTCATCCTCACCACGCTCGGCACCGGCATCGGCTCGGCCATCATCCACCGCGGCGTCCTGATCCCCAACGCCGAACTCGGCCACCTCGAACTCGACGGCCACGACGCCGAGTCGCGCGCCGCGTCCTCGATCAAGGACAAGGAAGACCTGTCCTACAAGAAGTGGGCGACCGAGCGGCTGCAGCCGTACTACAGCCACGTCGAGATGCTGTTCTCTCCCGACCTGTTCGTGGTCGGCGGTGGCGTCTCGAAGGACTGGGACAAGTTCGGCCCGCTGCTGGAACTCAACACCCCGATCGTCCCCGCCACCATGCGCAACCGCGCGGGCATCGTCGGCGCGGCCCTGTTCGCTAAGGACTCGGTCGAGCACCCCGACCCGCTCGTGGAGCACGCGGTCTGA